ACGTGGATTGTGTTCGCACAAGCACCGTTCCCCACAGCCCATAAAAGAGACAAAACCCCCAAGCCAATCCAAATGTCCCGATCAGAAAGTTTCTCCGCAGGAAGAGAGTCACATCTACGACTCTGTGGCGGTTTCCAAGTTCCCAAAAGAAGAGGAGCCCTAACGAAAAGGTACCGAAAAAAACTAAAAGACGGATATGAGGGGAAATCAGCCACTCGTAATCATCCCCCATGCACAGGGCAATTGCATAGCAGAAAGACCAGACGGAAAGGAGTAACAAGCCCACAACGTCCAACCGTCGCTCTCTGGTAGCTCTGCCCGCCCACTGCGGGAGAAGCAAGTGGGCCCCTAGGCCAGCTCCAGCGGCTACGATCCCATTGATCCAGAACCACGACCGCCAGCTTAACCATTCGTGTCCCCAAAACTCCTTTCCGCCTCCTCCAATGGCCGGCCCGATACTAAACGGCCCAATGACAACCATCGACCAAAGGAGGATCGGTATTTCCCGTAGCTCGGCAGGATAACACTCAATCAGAAGCCCTTGCCCGGTCATAGCTAGTAGCCCGGAAAAGACTCCCTGAAAGGCACGCCCGCCAAGGAAGAGATAATAATTGATGGTCAGGGCGCAAAAAAAGGAAGAAAGAGCGAGTCCTAGGGCAGCGGAAACAAATATCGGACGGCGACCGAAGCGATGAGAAAGGTGGCTGCTTGCAATCACCCCAATGCCCAACCCCGAGAAAAACGTTCCATTCATCCACGGCCCGTGGCTGGGACTCTCTCCCAATTCCGCTACCGTGTAGGCCATAAGATCGGTAAAGGAAGGGCCGTTACAAAGGGCAAAAAGACTTGCAACGCCTATCAGGACTTGGATGACACCCAATCGCATTCCGCTCGGAGTATCTTTTTTTTCCTTCATCGCTTTTCCTTGCGCGCTTTCGATAGTGATACTGCTGATCCAGGGGACCGGTCTTTTTGCGGGGATTCCAAAGATCGGAGGGAGGACTCTTTCCATCCTCCTCCAAGAGCTCGGATAAGCGCGACTCGAGCGATAAATCTTTCTCCTTGTAGCTGCGCTTCCGAGAGAAGAGCGGTAAGCCAGCTACTTTCTGCCGTATCCACCTCGATATAATGCGTTAACCCCTGTTCAAAACGTGCTAGCGCTAAGTCGTATTGCTCACGAGCCGCTGCTACCCACTGGCGCTGGGCGACTGCTTGCTCATCGAGAAGGCGCACGCTGGCAAGGGCGTTTTCTACCTCTTCAAAGGCCGCTAAAACTTTCTCCCGATAGCTGGCCACCGCTGCTTCATACTGCGCACGGGCTCGGACGAGATTGGCCTGCAAGCGTCCCCCGGTAAAAACGGGAAGGTCCAAAAGGGGGCCGTAAAGCCACGAGACGGAAGGCCAAGTGAAAAGATTTCCTGTATGAATGCTATTGTACCCGAAAAAGGAATCCAAACTCACCTTGGGAAAGAACGCTCCTATGGCGACTCCAATTTCCGCGTTGGCGCTGGCTACCTCTCTTTCCGCTGCGGCAATGTCCGGACGGTGCTCGAGTAGCTCGGAAGGCAACCCCATGGGTACGGGAGGCGGTTCTCCCTTGAGAGGACTTGGCGGGAGGTGGAACTCAGAACTGGGCTTTCCAACTAACCGGGCGATGGCATTTTCCGTTTGGGCTCGATGGTTTTCGACCGAGTAAAGGGCGGTCTGGATACGGGCCAGCTCGGTTCGAGCGCGGGCTACGTCCAACGCAGTAGCTAGCCCTGTCTGAAAGAGCGTCTGGGCTCTCTTGAGATTATCTTGCGAAACGGCAACCATTTTTCGATAAATCTCAAGTTGGCGATCCAGGTAACGTAAAAGGAAGTAGGCTTGAGCGAGCTCCGCATGAACCGAGAGCCGGATGGCTTCAAACTCGGCCTGAGTAGCTTGGGCTTCCGCTTGGGCAGCTTCGAGTTGTCTGCGGAGTTTGCCCCAAAGATCCAGTTCCCAGCTTGACTCCAGGAGCACTTGCCACATGTCCGTGGGATACCGAAAACCAAAGAACTGAGTGGATCCGATCGGTGTGCCAGAGGGGGGCAAACCATTGGTTCCATTGGAACGAACTAAAAGCGATGGAACGTTGGAGATCGGAGGGATGTCTTTGCTTTTCCTCCAGCGATGATAATAAGGTTTCAAGCTAATGTGCGGGAAAAACGCACTGTAGGCGACCGCGACGCCGGCCCGAGCAGCGAGTACATTGGCCAGGGCGATTCGGATCGATTGGTTCCCTAATTCGGCTTGAGCTTCTAGTTGATCGAGGCCAGGATCTCTAAAGATTTCCCACCAGGCTCCTCGACTCCAGTCGTCTTTCGGAGTGGCCGGTTTCCAGGACCCTGGTTGTTGTGTTGCGTGGGCAAGGGCTCTAAGAAGCACTTTTCTTTCGTCGGCGCGGTGGAGATTCTTCTGTTGAGACTTCGGAGGGGATGGGCTATCGGGGGACGCACTCTGGCAGCGCCATGGAAAAAGGAGACTGGCACACCCCACGATCCCAATCCAAGCCAGAATCCCGATCCCAAAAGGTTCCGAGGCGTCTGATTCAAAAAGCGGTTTTGCGCGGGCTCGGGCTCTTCCCCTCCGGGTTGGGAACCGCTGACCGTTCATCCAGTTGCTAACTCCTTGCGCGCTTTTGCGCTAGGAGTCATCGCTTCCACCAGGAAGGGTTCGTCCCAATCGAGGGCACCGGCAGACTCCACTGCCTCAAATTCTCTCTTTAACCAGGGTTACAAGAAAAGTGCAAGCGCTTCATTCTTCTGGCGAATAGGTCGGGCGATAGGCCGTCTCACCAGCGGTCAGACAAGCCTTGTGTGCTAAGCTAACCCTGCTTTCCGGAGGGGCTAAATGGCCTCTTGGAAGACAACGGGGATCCCTGGAGGAGTTTTAAGAGTCGAAAGATGGATTTCTTTGCCGTAAGAAGTAGCGGATTTCCTTCCGATTTGACGAGCCACCTTTTCCAGTATCACGCGTGCTTCCCTTGCAGGGAAACAGAGGGCGGGTGCTGCCGGCCTAAGAGATTTTGGCCCACGAGCCTTTGGGGTTCGCAGGGCTTGGCTACGCTTTGTTTCTCTTTTACAGCCGAACGGTAACGTGCCTCAAAGCCAAGTATTTTGCCAAGGCTCGAGGAAGTATCATCCTGCCGGTCTTCTCCGGGCGTTTCTTTCGCGAGAACCGAAAAGGCCACCCCTTGGCGCTGCAAATCAGAAGGAAATGGCCCCGCTAGGTCATGCCTTACCTAAGCGGTTCGACCGTCGATCTTGGGAAGGTGCGGCAACAACGGGAAAGCTTGTGCTTCCCTAGGGTTTGAGAAAGAGGCCTCTCTCTGGTCTAAGGGTGCATTACCCGTGGGAAGAAGGCATAGGGCCTTGCTTTTAACCCTTTTTT
This genomic window from Candidatus Methylacidithermus pantelleriae contains:
- a CDS encoding MFS transporter, which gives rise to MKEKKDTPSGMRLGVIQVLIGVASLFALCNGPSFTDLMAYTVAELGESPSHGPWMNGTFFSGLGIGVIASSHLSHRFGRRPIFVSAALGLALSSFFCALTINYYLFLGGRAFQGVFSGLLAMTGQGLLIECYPAELREIPILLWSMVVIGPFSIGPAIGGGGKEFWGHEWLSWRSWFWINGIVAAGAGLGAHLLLPQWAGRATRERRLDVVGLLLLSVWSFCYAIALCMGDDYEWLISPHIRLLVFFGTFSLGLLFFWELGNRHRVVDVTLFLRRNFLIGTFGLAWGFCLFYGLWGTVLVRTQSTWGFDPLLAGFIYVPMVFISQPLVYAGVRFFHRFDARILASCNLLVFALYCLLVSSYDFFRKRSFWLDYVGLQIVQGIWLGTFLLPLTRIAVAGLSPAKEAAAVELSGALRVTLQGWSSPIIGTILYHRSAFHKWRLVEWLPPNHPFLSELFSQWASAGISKEKLLKLLDRQALDRATVLALDDAFRICAWIFLAMALLVWLSRPNPLKTNGYKKR
- a CDS encoding efflux transporter outer membrane subunit, giving the protein MNGQRFPTRRGRARARAKPLFESDASEPFGIGILAWIGIVGCASLLFPWRCQSASPDSPSPPKSQQKNLHRADERKVLLRALAHATQQPGSWKPATPKDDWSRGAWWEIFRDPGLDQLEAQAELGNQSIRIALANVLAARAGVAVAYSAFFPHISLKPYYHRWRKSKDIPPISNVPSLLVRSNGTNGLPPSGTPIGSTQFFGFRYPTDMWQVLLESSWELDLWGKLRRQLEAAQAEAQATQAEFEAIRLSVHAELAQAYFLLRYLDRQLEIYRKMVAVSQDNLKRAQTLFQTGLATALDVARARTELARIQTALYSVENHRAQTENAIARLVGKPSSEFHLPPSPLKGEPPPVPMGLPSELLEHRPDIAAAEREVASANAEIGVAIGAFFPKVSLDSFFGYNSIHTGNLFTWPSVSWLYGPLLDLPVFTGGRLQANLVRARAQYEAAVASYREKVLAAFEEVENALASVRLLDEQAVAQRQWVAAAREQYDLALARFEQGLTHYIEVDTAESSWLTALLSEAQLQGERFIARVALIRALGGGWKESSLRSLESPQKDRSPGSAVSLSKARKEKR